A region from the Rhodamnia argentea isolate NSW1041297 chromosome 7, ASM2092103v1, whole genome shotgun sequence genome encodes:
- the LOC115731664 gene encoding senescence-specific cysteine protease SAG39-like has translation MGSFRTQHCILVTLIFLLGAWAHHAASRALQQEDPLYQMHEQWMARYGRVYKDMEERQSRFEIFKANVQRIESFNQAGDKAYKLGINRFADLTSEEFKVRNRFKSHMCSTEAASFKYGNVTAVPSSMDWRKKGAVTPIKNQGQCGCCWAFSAVAAVEGIHGIATGKLISLSEQELVDCDVGGQDQGCEGGWMDSAFQFVEKHGLTTETNYPYLGKDGKCNVKSESNRAVIIKGYEDVPANSEGALLKAVANQPVSVAIDAGGFQFQFYSSGVFTGTCGTELDHGVTAVGYGATDDGTKYWLVKNSWGEQWGEEGYIRMQRDVTAKEGLCGIAMKASYPTA, from the exons ATGGGATCCTTCAGAACCCAACATTGCATTCTGGTGACCTTGATCTTCCTTCTGGGAGCTTGGGCTCATCACGCCGCGAGTCGCGCCCTCCAGCAAGAAGATCCCTTGTACCAGATGCACGAGCAGTGGATGGCCCGTTACGGCCGTGTGTACAAGGACATGGAAGAGAGGCAAAGCCGCTTCGAGATATTCAAGGCCAACGTGCAGCGCATCGAGTCGTTCAACCAGGCAGGCGACAAGGCTTACAAGCTCGGCATCAATCGGTTCGCCGACCTCACGAGCGAGGAGTTCAAGGTGAGGAACCGATTCAAGTCGCACATGTGCTCCACCGAGGCCGCTTCTTTCAAGTACGGAAACGTCACCGCGGTGCCTTCCAGCATGGATTGGAGAAAGAAAGGAGCCGTGACGCCGATTAAGAACCAAGGCCAATGTG GGTGTTGTTGGGCTTTTTCGGCCGTGGCGGCTGTGGAAGGAATTCATGGAATCGCCACGGGCAAGTTGATTTCCCTCTCCGAGCAGGAGTTGGTCGACTGCGACGTCGGCGGCCAGGACCAAGGATGCGAAGGCGGCTGGATGGACAGCGCGTTCCAGTTCGTCGAGAAGCACGGCCTCACAACCGAGACGAACTATCCCTACCTGGGCAAGGACGGCAAATGCAATGTCAAATCGGAATCGAACCGCGCCGTGATCATAAAGGGCTACGAAGACGTTCCTGCCAACAGTGAGGGGGCATTGCTGAAGGCAGTTGCCAACCAGCCGGTCTCCGTGGCCATAGACGCTGGAGGATTCCAGTTCCAGTTCTACTCCAGTGGCGTGTTCACCGGAACTTGCGGGACCGAATTGGACCACGGGGTTACCGCGGTCGGATACGGGGCCACCGATGATGGCACCAAATATTGGCTGGTGAAGAACTCGTGGGGCGAGCAATGGGGCGAGGAAGGGTACATAAGGATGCAGAGGGATGTCACTGCCAAGGAAGGCCTGTGCGGCATAGCCATGAAGGCCTCCTATCCTACTGCATAA